Below is a window of Hydrogenimonas sp. DNA.
CCTCTTTGAAAGCTTTGAACTCATTTACGAAACCTTTGTCCTGGTTGGCGCTTTTGAGACGCTCTTTTTGCCCTTTCTCGTAAATCGTCAATTCTCTGAAATCGTTCATCTGCATAGATACGCCGTTGGCGAAGAGCTCTATATACTCTTTGGGCATACCGCTGTCTCCGTATGCGTAGTAGTTTATAGTCGCGGTAGAGCCGTTTTTGTAAGTGAGGGTGATGCTGACATTGTCTTCATCGGGAACCGATTTGTCGTTTTTGTGTATGCAGGCGGCATAGAGAGACTCCACTTCGCTGCCGATGAGGAAGCTGCAGGTATCTATGAAGTGGCAGACTTCGCCCACAATTCTCCCTCCGCCTATTTCGGGGTCCTGAATCCAGACGTTTTTGGGAATGATGCCCGCGTTTATCCGGTAAATAATCGACATCGGCGCATCGCCGACACTCTTTTTCATCTTTTCGACAAGAGGTGAAAAGCGGCGGTTGAAGCCGACCTGTATTATTGTGCTTCCGTCGTATGCCGCAGCTATGGCTTCGAGCTCCTCCTCTTTTATGCAGAGCGGTTTTTCCACGAAACAGTGCTTTTTCGATTCGATGGCTTTTATGACACTGGCAGCGTGTCTGTCGTGTCTTGTGGTTACGAAAACGGCGTTTATCTCACCGTTTTTGAAGATCTCATCCTCGTCGGTAGTTATATATTTGAAACCGTGTTTCTCCCCGGTTCCGTGGGCACTCACTCCTGTAGCCGTACATAGGCCAACAAGGTCGTACCCGCCCGCCTTTTTGAGATTCGGCAGAATGACCGACTTGGCAAAGTTTCCCGCTCCTATAAGGCCGATATTGAGGTGATCGTGCGTAATCGGCTTTTCGCTTATCTGTACACTTCTGCTCTTCTCGAGATCCACTTCACACGGGTAGGTGAGTACTATACCGAGATACTTCTCCTGAGTTTTGCCTTCGAGAAGATCGTAAGCCTTCATGGCATCATCGAAATCGAACTGATGGGTAATGAGCTCTTTCGGTGTCACCCTACCTTCGGCGATGAGGTTCAAGAAGGCTTCGAAGTTTCGCTGTTCCGTCCATCGAACGAGGTCGTATGGGTAGTCTATGCCCTTCTCTTCGTAGTCCGGGTCGTAGCGCCCGGGGCCATAGGCCATCGAGAGACGAAGGTCGAGCTCTTTTTTGTAGTATTCGTTGCGCGGAATATCCATGCCGACCATGCCCACGACCACCACGCGGCCGCGCATACGGGAGATATCCCCGGCATCTATGATGGGCTGGTTGCTTGAAGTGGAGGCGGTGATTATGACCGCATCCACACCGTAGCCGTTGCTGAACTCCATCGCTTTTTTTACAAGATCTCCGGCATGGCACGCTTCGTCCGCTCCAAGCTTTTTGGCAAGTTCCATCTTGTCCGGGTCTATGTCGCTACCGATGACGCGGCAGCCGTTGGCTTTGAGAAGCTGGACGGTAAGCTGCCCCAGAAGCCCCAGACCCATAACGGCGATATTTTCACCCAGTGTCGGAGCACACTGCCTGACACCCTGCAGCGCGATGGCGCCGACGGTCACGAAGGAGGCATCCACATCATCTACACTGTCGGGAATCTTTACGAAGAGGTTTTTGGGAATGTAGTTAACTTCGCTGTGGCTGGCGTACCCGGCACCCCCGCAAGCCACACGCTCACCGACGATGACCCCCTCTACGAGCCGCCCTACC
It encodes the following:
- a CDS encoding putatve zinc-binding dehydrogenase, which translates into the protein MKQLIQSYKTGELGLFEVPAPACDDHGVLVKTTVSLVSAGTEKMIVDIAKKSLLGKAKARPDLVKQVIDKMKKEGVKNTLEKVFSKLDTPIPLGYSCAGRVLEVGRLVEGVIVGERVACGGAGYASHSEVNYIPKNLFVKIPDSVDDVDASFVTVGAIALQGVRQCAPTLGENIAVMGLGLLGQLTVQLLKANGCRVIGSDIDPDKMELAKKLGADEACHAGDLVKKAMEFSNGYGVDAVIITASTSSNQPIIDAGDISRMRGRVVVVGMVGMDIPRNEYYKKELDLRLSMAYGPGRYDPDYEEKGIDYPYDLVRWTEQRNFEAFLNLIAEGRVTPKELITHQFDFDDAMKAYDLLEGKTQEKYLGIVLTYPCEVDLEKSRSVQISEKPITHDHLNIGLIGAGNFAKSVILPNLKKAGGYDLVGLCTATGVSAHGTGEKHGFKYITTDEDEIFKNGEINAVFVTTRHDRHAASVIKAIESKKHCFVEKPLCIKEEELEAIAAAYDGSTIIQVGFNRRFSPLVEKMKKSVGDAPMSIIYRINAGIIPKNVWIQDPEIGGGRIVGEVCHFIDTCSFLIGSEVESLYAACIHKNDKSVPDEDNVSITLTYKNGSTATINYYAYGDSGMPKEYIELFANGVSMQMNDFRELTIYEKGQKERLKSANQDKGFVNEFKAFKEAVRSGKPAIPFESLYNTTKTTFRILESLKSKSAVEV